A genomic window from Flintibacter sp. KGMB00164 includes:
- a CDS encoding calcium-translocating P-type ATPase, PMCA-type: MNNWHSIPTDRLLEELDARPQGLTTKQAKDRLDRYGPNQLPAPKQASLLARVLAQVTDPMIVVLLAAAGLSLAVSGGKDWLDGAIILVIVVVNSVLSISQEDRAQQALEELQKLSSPMAQALRDGRQTRVQASDLVPGDIIYLEAGDLVPADARLLSSSRLQTDESAMTGESAPVEKDPDLILASDAPLGDWVNMVLSGTLVTAGRGTAVVCATGADSQMGHIAGMLSDQEEGTTPLQARMAEISQKLSFLCLCVCAVMFGVGLLQGKKMLDMFLTAVSLAVAAIPEGLPAIVTIVLALGVGRMARRGAIVKKLPAVETLGCAGVICSDKTGTLTQNRMTVQQLWLLPGGHRREALTGGALCSDARLEWRAGAPVASGDPTEGALLVAAAQEGLDQHKLEEALPRTDELPFDSTRKRMSTIHALPEGGYRVYVKGAPDVLLPRCTQGPKGPLSPDDRGRITAANEEMARKALRVLAVAYRDLSFLPAQLTSQLLEDNLTFLGLFGLMDPPRPEAKLAVARCHQAGVRPVMITGDHRATASAVARELDILRPGELTLTGPELDFMPQEVLEEDIHRFSVFARVSPEHKMRIVQAWQKRGLVVAMTGDGVNDAPALKAADIGCAMGRSGTDVAKGAAHMILTDDNFSTIVAAIEEGRGIYSNIRKAIHYLLSCNIGEIFTIFTATLLDFGTMPLAPVQLLWLNLVTDSLPALALGVEPVEPGVMDQPPRDARAGLFDGKFTLRLLWQGLMVGVLTLAAYFFGFTRLAAPGSEGPVANTMAFATLTLCQLFHAFNVRSEDRSLFAMGPLSNPAMNRAFLAGLALQLAVLLVPPLQSVFSTVSLDLYQWLTVLLLSAAPIPICEISKAITGKKTSARQTAAAP; the protein is encoded by the coding sequence ATGAACAACTGGCACAGTATACCCACAGACCGTCTATTAGAGGAATTGGACGCCCGGCCCCAGGGCCTTACCACCAAGCAGGCCAAGGACCGCCTGGACCGCTACGGACCCAACCAGCTCCCCGCCCCCAAGCAGGCCAGCCTTCTGGCCCGGGTGCTGGCCCAAGTCACCGACCCCATGATCGTGGTGCTGCTGGCGGCGGCGGGGCTATCTCTGGCGGTGAGCGGCGGAAAGGACTGGCTGGACGGGGCCATTATTCTGGTCATTGTGGTGGTCAACAGCGTGCTGTCCATCTCCCAGGAGGACCGGGCCCAGCAGGCCCTGGAGGAACTGCAGAAGCTCTCCTCCCCCATGGCCCAGGCTCTGCGGGACGGCCGCCAAACCCGGGTCCAGGCCAGCGATCTGGTCCCCGGGGACATCATCTACTTAGAGGCCGGGGATCTGGTCCCCGCCGACGCCCGGCTCCTGTCCTCCAGCCGCCTGCAAACCGACGAGAGCGCCATGACCGGCGAGTCCGCCCCGGTGGAAAAGGACCCGGACCTTATCCTTGCCTCTGACGCCCCTCTGGGCGACTGGGTCAACATGGTCCTCTCCGGCACCCTGGTCACCGCCGGCAGAGGCACGGCGGTGGTCTGCGCCACCGGCGCAGACAGCCAGATGGGCCATATTGCCGGGATGCTCTCCGACCAGGAGGAGGGCACCACCCCCCTCCAGGCCCGGATGGCGGAAATTTCTCAAAAGTTGTCCTTTCTGTGCCTGTGCGTGTGCGCGGTGATGTTTGGGGTGGGGCTCCTCCAGGGAAAAAAGATGCTGGATATGTTCCTCACCGCCGTCTCCCTGGCGGTGGCTGCCATCCCGGAGGGCCTGCCCGCCATTGTTACCATTGTGCTGGCTCTGGGGGTAGGCCGCATGGCCAGGCGGGGCGCTATCGTGAAAAAGCTGCCCGCCGTGGAGACTTTGGGCTGCGCCGGGGTCATCTGCTCGGACAAGACGGGCACCCTCACCCAAAACCGCATGACGGTCCAGCAGCTGTGGCTGCTCCCCGGCGGACACCGGCGGGAGGCCCTTACCGGGGGCGCGCTGTGCTCCGACGCCCGGCTGGAGTGGCGGGCGGGTGCTCCCGTAGCCTCCGGCGACCCCACCGAGGGAGCTCTGCTGGTGGCGGCGGCCCAGGAGGGGCTGGACCAGCACAAGCTGGAGGAGGCGCTGCCCCGGACCGACGAACTGCCCTTTGACTCCACCCGCAAGCGCATGTCCACCATCCACGCCCTGCCTGAGGGCGGCTACCGGGTGTATGTGAAGGGCGCTCCCGACGTACTGCTGCCCCGGTGTACCCAGGGTCCGAAGGGCCCCCTCTCCCCCGACGACCGGGGACGCATTACCGCCGCCAATGAGGAGATGGCCCGCAAGGCCCTGCGAGTGCTGGCGGTGGCCTATCGGGACCTGTCCTTCCTCCCCGCCCAGCTTACTTCCCAGCTGTTGGAGGACAACCTCACCTTTTTGGGCCTCTTCGGCCTGATGGACCCGCCCCGGCCGGAGGCCAAGCTGGCGGTGGCGCGCTGCCACCAGGCGGGAGTTCGGCCCGTGATGATCACCGGCGACCACCGGGCGACCGCCTCCGCCGTGGCCCGGGAACTGGACATCCTCCGCCCTGGGGAACTGACCCTCACCGGCCCGGAGCTGGACTTTATGCCCCAGGAGGTGCTGGAGGAGGATATCCACCGCTTTTCCGTCTTCGCCCGGGTGTCCCCGGAGCACAAGATGCGCATCGTTCAGGCCTGGCAGAAACGGGGGCTGGTGGTGGCCATGACAGGAGACGGCGTCAATGACGCCCCCGCCCTGAAGGCCGCCGACATCGGCTGCGCCATGGGCCGCTCCGGCACCGACGTGGCCAAGGGAGCCGCCCACATGATCCTCACCGACGACAACTTTTCCACCATCGTGGCCGCCATCGAGGAAGGCCGGGGCATCTACTCCAACATCCGCAAAGCCATCCACTATCTGCTCTCCTGCAACATCGGTGAGATCTTCACCATCTTTACCGCTACCCTGCTGGACTTCGGCACCATGCCCCTGGCCCCGGTACAGCTTCTCTGGCTCAATCTGGTCACCGACTCTCTTCCCGCCCTGGCGCTGGGGGTGGAGCCGGTGGAGCCAGGCGTCATGGACCAGCCGCCCCGGGACGCACGGGCCGGGCTGTTTGACGGGAAATTCACCCTGCGCCTGCTGTGGCAGGGGCTGATGGTGGGCGTTCTCACCCTGGCGGCCTACTTTTTTGGCTTTACCCGCCTGGCTGCGCCGGGCAGCGAAGGCCCTGTGGCCAACACCATGGCCTTTGCCACCCTCACCCTCTGCCAGCTTTTCCACGCCTTCAACGTGCGCAGCGAGGACCGCTCCCTGTTTGCCATGGGTCCCCTGTCCAACCCCGCCATGAACCGGGCCTTTCTGGCCGGTCTGGCCCTCCAGCTGGCGGTTTTGCTGGTGCCGCCTCTCCAGAGCGTCTTTTCCACCGTCTCCCTGGACCTGTACCAGTGGCTCACGGTGCTCCTCCTCTCCGCGGCTCCCATTCCCATCTGTGAGATCAGCAAGGCTATCACCGGCAAAAAAACCAGCGCCAGGCAGACCGCCGCAGCGCCCTGA
- a CDS encoding ABC transporter permease, with protein MEMDKMGVVTTFIHNIVVYNIPLLYGTAGEIMVEKSGSLNLGVEGIMAVGAIFGYIVGCYANSLGVGILMAFLMGALCGLLFAALTVSLQANQNITGLTLTTFGLGVYFFVGNGVKAISWPVMNDYANIKDGFANLPIPGLSQIPVLGEGLFNHNVLVYLGVVIALVMWWYLNRTNPGLRLRAVGENPGAADSVGVNVKRYKYIHICLGCGVMGIGGYYMALNMSGSFNSSCWINGYGWIAVALVIFANWNPALAILGTFVFGFFNTLRVSGSSLAAAFPEGLGWLAAVPTQLYQALPFIITAVVLVVTSVRKREGSGQPQALGLNYFREER; from the coding sequence ATGGAAATGGATAAAATGGGGGTGGTGACCACCTTCATCCACAACATTGTGGTCTATAATATCCCTCTGCTCTACGGCACTGCCGGAGAGATCATGGTGGAAAAGTCGGGCAGCCTGAACCTGGGCGTGGAAGGCATCATGGCGGTGGGCGCCATCTTCGGCTATATCGTGGGCTGCTACGCCAACAGTCTGGGCGTGGGCATCCTGATGGCCTTCCTGATGGGGGCGCTGTGCGGCCTGCTGTTTGCCGCCCTCACCGTCTCCCTCCAGGCCAACCAGAACATCACCGGCCTGACCCTGACCACCTTCGGCCTGGGCGTGTATTTCTTTGTGGGCAACGGCGTCAAGGCCATCAGCTGGCCGGTCATGAACGACTACGCCAACATCAAAGACGGCTTTGCCAACCTGCCCATCCCCGGCCTGTCTCAGATCCCGGTGCTGGGTGAGGGACTGTTCAACCACAACGTCCTGGTCTATCTGGGCGTGGTTATCGCCCTGGTGATGTGGTGGTATCTCAACCGCACCAACCCCGGCCTGCGGCTGCGGGCGGTGGGCGAGAACCCCGGCGCTGCTGACTCGGTGGGCGTCAATGTAAAGCGGTATAAGTATATCCACATCTGCCTGGGCTGCGGTGTGATGGGCATCGGCGGGTACTATATGGCCCTGAACATGTCCGGCTCCTTCAACAGCAGCTGCTGGATCAACGGCTACGGCTGGATCGCGGTGGCCCTGGTCATCTTTGCCAACTGGAACCCCGCCCTGGCCATCCTGGGCACCTTTGTCTTCGGTTTCTTCAACACCCTGCGGGTGTCGGGCTCCAGCCTGGCCGCCGCCTTCCCCGAAGGGTTGGGCTGGCTGGCCGCAGTGCCCACCCAGCTCTACCAGGCTCTGCCCTTTATCATCACCGCTGTGGTGCTGGTGGTCACCTCCGTGCGCAAGCGGGAGGGCTCCGGCCAGCCTCAGGCGCTGGGCCTCAATTACTTCCGGGAGGAGCGGTAA